One window from the genome of Eucalyptus grandis isolate ANBG69807.140 chromosome 7, ASM1654582v1, whole genome shotgun sequence encodes:
- the LOC104454114 gene encoding uncharacterized RNA-binding protein C1827.05c: MGVKAKKAMKKSLKKASAQPPALLSGSKTEDVDFLPLEGGPGHKLPVEKPSESASTVLYIGRIPHGFYEKEIEGYFSQFGTIKRLRIARNKRTGKSKHFGFIQFESPEVAKIVAETMHNYLLFEHLLQVHLIPPEHVHPKIWKGFNYRYKPLDRVQVQRKNHNKERTLEEHKKLVNGIMQRDKKRRKKIEAAGIDYECPDIVGDTQAVPKKIRFDEE, translated from the exons ATGGGGGTGAAGGCCAAGAAAGCGATGAAGAAGTCGCTGAAGAAGGCCTCCGCGCAGCCGCCGGCGCTGCTTTCGGGTAGTAAGACGGAAGATGTCGATTTCTTG CCGTTGGAAGGCGGTCCGGGGCATAAGCTTCCTGTGGAGAAACCTTCCGAGAGTGCTTCGACAGTTCTTTACATCGGTCGTATACCGCATGGTTTCTATGAGAAGGAAATCGAAG GTTACTTCAGCCAGTTTGGTACTATCAAGAGGTTGAGAATTGCCAGGAACAAGAGG ACTGGAAAGTCAAAGCATTTTGGTTTCATTCAATTTGAGTCTCCAGAG GTGGCAAAGATTGTTGCTgaaacaatgcataattatctACTGTTTGAGCACTTATTGCAGGTTCATCTTATCCCTCCAGAGCATGTTCATCCCAAAAT ATGGAAAGGTTTTAATTACCGATATAAACCCCTGGATCGAGTCCAAGTTCAGCGAAAAAACCACAACAAG GAAAGAACACTGGAAGAACATAAGAAGTTGGTCAACGGAATTATGCAACgtgataaaaaaagaaggaaaaagatagaGGCAGCTGGTATCGATTATGAATGTCCAGATATT gtCGGTGACACCCAGGCAGTTCCCAAGAAGATCAGGTTTGATGAAGAGTAG